One region of Micromonospora lupini genomic DNA includes:
- a CDS encoding TAXI family TRAP transporter solute-binding subunit has translation MSRTSSGRSGSRRAGAAALALVAALTAAGCRDDPAEPISIRIATGSPTAVYYAFGQSLATILNRELPGVRASVVITAASAENVRLVGSGAAELGFTQADVLPTSPALSPSVDAVARVYDDQLHLVTTDGGPVRTVGDLRGRRVSVGAPGSGTEITATRLLEVAHLGGDTVRRERLGLDDSVAALRAGRIDAFFFSGGLPVRGIEELAGRSATRIVGLGEWTEPLRARYGQVYVSRDIPRSVYGMNPVTTVADPNYLIVRASLPEPLVREVTRLLMERRAELGAAHPAAGRMSPRSAIATAPLPLHPGAAAWYRAAKP, from the coding sequence GTGAGTCGTACCTCGTCGGGTCGGAGCGGTTCGCGCCGCGCGGGGGCGGCGGCGCTGGCGCTTGTCGCGGCCCTCACCGCCGCCGGCTGTCGGGACGACCCGGCCGAGCCGATATCGATCCGGATCGCCACCGGCAGCCCCACCGCCGTCTACTACGCGTTCGGGCAGTCCCTCGCGACCATCCTCAACCGGGAACTACCAGGGGTACGGGCCAGCGTGGTGATCACCGCCGCCTCGGCGGAGAACGTGCGCCTGGTCGGCTCCGGAGCGGCCGAGCTGGGCTTCACCCAGGCCGACGTGCTGCCCACCAGTCCGGCGCTGAGCCCGTCGGTGGACGCGGTGGCTCGGGTGTACGACGACCAACTGCATCTGGTCACGACCGACGGCGGGCCGGTCCGCACGGTCGGCGACCTGCGGGGCCGCCGGGTCTCCGTGGGTGCGCCCGGCTCGGGCACCGAGATCACCGCCACCCGGCTGCTGGAGGTGGCCCACCTCGGCGGCGACACGGTACGCCGGGAACGGCTCGGCCTTGACGACTCGGTGGCGGCGCTGCGCGCGGGGCGCATCGACGCGTTCTTCTTCTCCGGTGGCCTGCCCGTGCGCGGCATCGAGGAGCTGGCCGGGCGCAGCGCCACACGCATCGTGGGCCTCGGTGAGTGGACGGAGCCGCTGCGCGCCCGGTACGGCCAGGTCTACGTCTCCCGGGACATTCCCCGCTCGGTGTACGGCATGAACCCGGTGACCACCGTCGCCGACCCGAACTACCTGATCGTGCGGGCCAGCCTGCCGGAGCCGCTGGTCCGGGAGGTGACCCGGCTGCTGATGGAGCGTCGGGCCGAGCTGGGCGCGGCGCATCCGGCGGCGGGACGGATGAGCCCCCGCTCGGCGATCGCCACCGCGCCGCTGCCGCTGCACCCGGGCGCCGCCGCCTGGTACCGGGCCGCCAAGCCCTGA
- a CDS encoding sensor histidine kinase — protein MRRRLVISYLLLMVLVLIALESPLAVTLASRETERVRADRLADATRFASLAGPALRGGEPGPIGAELRSYDELYGIGAAVVDRDRGIVVDSSSWQSTGTATVLDVALSGQQASAPESVWPWSAGPVVVAVPINDGGEVLGAVVIVTPADDIRRAVSSWWLLLTLAGLLVVLACVLTAFGLAGWVLRPVTELDAVTHEIAEGDRGARVQHRLGPPELRRLAASFNHMADVVSDVMDRQRAFVAHASHQLRNPLTALRLRVEELGPSLTGADGRSEHRLALEETDRLALVLDALLTLARAEREENERVTVDAAAVAASRVAAWAPLARHRSVALRMATSDAPAYARTVPTAVDQALDALIDNAVKFSGAGGAVTVTVARRDGGVVLEVRDTGPGMTESQLGQATERFWRAPDAQNVDGAGLGLTIAAVLVDASDGRLTMRPAQPRGLVADLWFPAPEPEPAVASADEDTAADLRPAPAR, from the coding sequence GTGCGCCGTCGACTGGTGATCAGTTACCTGCTGCTGATGGTGCTCGTCCTCATCGCGTTGGAGAGTCCGCTCGCCGTCACCCTGGCCAGCCGGGAGACCGAGCGGGTACGCGCCGACCGGCTCGCCGACGCCACCCGGTTCGCCTCGCTGGCCGGGCCGGCGTTGCGCGGCGGCGAGCCCGGCCCGATCGGTGCGGAGCTGCGCAGCTACGACGAGCTGTACGGGATCGGCGCGGCGGTCGTGGACCGGGACCGGGGCATCGTCGTCGACTCCTCGAGCTGGCAGTCCACCGGGACCGCCACGGTGCTGGACGTCGCGTTGTCCGGGCAGCAGGCAAGCGCCCCCGAGTCGGTCTGGCCCTGGTCGGCCGGGCCGGTGGTGGTGGCGGTGCCGATCAACGACGGCGGTGAGGTCCTCGGCGCGGTGGTGATCGTGACCCCGGCCGACGACATCCGCCGGGCCGTGAGCAGTTGGTGGCTGCTGCTCACCCTGGCCGGCCTGCTCGTCGTGCTGGCCTGCGTGCTCACCGCGTTCGGGTTGGCCGGTTGGGTGCTGCGCCCGGTGACCGAGTTGGACGCCGTCACCCACGAGATCGCCGAGGGTGACCGGGGCGCGCGCGTACAGCACCGGCTCGGCCCGCCGGAGCTGCGCCGACTCGCGGCAAGCTTCAACCACATGGCCGACGTGGTCTCCGACGTGATGGACCGGCAGCGCGCGTTCGTCGCGCACGCAAGCCATCAGCTGCGCAACCCGCTCACGGCGCTGCGGCTGCGGGTGGAGGAGCTGGGTCCCAGCCTCACCGGCGCGGACGGGCGCTCCGAGCACCGGTTGGCGCTTGAGGAGACCGACAGGTTGGCGCTTGTGCTCGACGCGCTGCTCACCCTGGCCCGCGCCGAACGGGAGGAGAACGAGCGCGTCACCGTGGACGCCGCCGCAGTGGCCGCGTCCCGGGTGGCCGCGTGGGCACCGTTGGCCCGGCACCGGTCGGTCGCGCTGCGGATGGCCACGAGCGACGCCCCGGCGTACGCGCGGACCGTGCCGACCGCCGTCGACCAGGCGCTGGACGCGCTCATCGACAACGCGGTGAAGTTCAGCGGGGCGGGCGGGGCGGTGACGGTGACCGTGGCCCGGCGCGACGGCGGGGTGGTCCTGGAGGTGCGCGACACCGGCCCGGGGATGACCGAGAGTCAGCTCGGCCAGGCCACCGAGCGGTTCTGGCGTGCGCCGGACGCGCAGAACGTCGACGGCGCGGGGCTCGGCCTGACCATCGCCGCCGTGCTTGTGGACGCCTCCGACGGGCGGCTGACCATGCGGCCGGCCCAGCCACGCGGGCTGGTCGCCGACCTGTGGTTCCCGGCCCCCGAGCCCGAGCCGGCGGTGGCGTCGGCGGACGAGGACACCGCCGCCGACCTGCGGCCCGCCCCGGCGCGCTAG
- a CDS encoding response regulator transcription factor — protein MGGTVRILLVEDDRRVAAALSSALTRRGYQVEHAATVAAALSAAPCDLVLLDLTLPDGDGTDVCRELRRRSSQLGIIAVTARGEERDRVLGLRLGADDYVVKPFSMVELQARIEAVLRRAANAAPERHLIEAGAVRIDVAARTVTVAGRAVTLTRKEFDVLLSLARQPGVAVPRDRILLDAWGTTWADRHTVEVHVGSLRGKLGDARLVETVRGVGYRLRDA, from the coding sequence ATGGGGGGCACGGTGCGGATCCTGCTGGTGGAGGACGACCGCCGGGTGGCTGCCGCGCTCTCCTCCGCCCTGACCCGCCGCGGCTACCAGGTCGAGCACGCGGCCACAGTCGCCGCGGCGCTCTCCGCCGCCCCCTGCGACCTGGTGCTGCTCGATCTGACCCTGCCCGACGGAGACGGCACCGACGTGTGTCGGGAGCTGCGCCGACGCAGCAGCCAGCTCGGCATCATCGCGGTGACCGCGCGGGGTGAGGAACGCGACCGGGTGCTCGGGCTGCGCCTCGGCGCGGACGACTACGTGGTCAAACCGTTCTCGATGGTGGAGTTGCAGGCCCGGATCGAGGCGGTGCTGCGTCGGGCCGCGAACGCGGCGCCCGAGCGGCACCTGATCGAGGCGGGGGCGGTACGCATCGACGTGGCCGCCCGCACGGTGACGGTGGCGGGGCGCGCGGTCACGCTCACCCGCAAGGAGTTCGACGTGCTGCTGTCGCTGGCCCGCCAGCCGGGGGTGGCGGTGCCCCGCGACCGCATCCTGCTCGACGCGTGGGGCACCACCTGGGCCGACCGGCACACCGTCGAGGTGCACGTCGGGTCGTTGCGCGGCAAGCTGGGCGACGCGCGCCTGGTGGAGACCGTCCGCGGGGTCGGCTACCGGCTGCGCGATGCGTGA
- a CDS encoding DUF952 domain-containing protein — protein sequence MIYKLLPTADWDAAQAVGAVAGSAVDRQDGFLHLSAADQVVETARRHFDGATGLTLLGVDVDRLGDALRWEPSRGGQLFPHLYGPLPLTAVVTARALPADTPVADAVAALLD from the coding sequence ATGATCTACAAGCTGTTGCCGACAGCCGATTGGGACGCCGCCCAGGCCGTCGGCGCCGTCGCCGGCTCGGCCGTGGACCGGCAGGACGGTTTCCTCCACCTCTCCGCCGCCGACCAGGTGGTGGAGACGGCCCGCCGGCACTTCGACGGCGCCACCGGCCTCACTCTGCTCGGCGTGGACGTCGACCGGCTGGGCGACGCCCTGCGCTGGGAACCGTCGCGGGGTGGGCAGCTCTTCCCGCACCTGTACGGACCGCTGCCGCTGACCGCCGTGGTGACGGCACGGGCGTTGCCGGCCGACACACCTGTCGCCGACGCGGTCGCCGCCCTGCTCGACTGA